The genomic DNA TACCTCATGCCACCCGGTAAATCAGTGCATCCTCAATGAAATGCCCATTGATAGCGTTCTTTGAAAATCGAATGCGACCAATGCCTGGCCCAGTGGGAATAGCGATCCTCAAAAGCCTGACTAGTTCGGCATTCTCATCAAGCAGTCCGATCATAGAAAGCGGAGTGGCGGAAGCCCTATCACCCAATTGTTGCAGGGCGAGGTGGATTTGCTCATACACTTTTAGTGGGCATCGCGTCGATACCTCGGGCAAGGCAAACAGTAGACGCCACTCGTTGGTGTCGGGAACGAACAGCCACAATGCTGCTTTAGTAGCCAGCCCTAAATGAACTAATCTGCTTTATTTTGAGTAAAGAATCTGTCATAAGTCTATTTTGAGAATCCTTCTTTATCAAAATGTCGAGTGCTGTTTGTTTAATCGTTTGTGAAGAGATCGGAATAACTGTCAACAAATTGCTTGATTCTATATATCTGTCATTTTGAACAATTAGGGCTGGTCGAACCTTTTTATATTCGTGCCCAAAACTTAGATCAAAATTAACTAACCATATCTGACCCCTTGCAAATTTACTCATAATGACTCCAGATTGAGACAATAGTTTAGTTCTTCTTCAGGAAGGAAATCATTAGAAACATCATTAATATTTGCTATCTCAATATCTTGTTCAGATGCCTCAAAATCGGTTTCTTTCTCAAAAGTTACAATTACTTTGAAATGGAGATTCTTTTTATATGCAAGTTCTTCAGGACAATACAGATGTCCATCTGCTAATAATTTGCTATCGAAAATCAATTTTCTCGCAACTGACATTCTTTGTATCCTTTCAAATTTTTGATCGGGTAGGTCAGGGGCCTTTCAGCCCCATTCCCCCCTAAGAACTGTACTACATGGAAGTTTCCCCGCATACAGCTCAAGCATTTCAAAGGCAGCCCTTGTGGGACAGCCCGACTGTAATCCTTCCCAAGCAATCACAGCCTTTGCGATACGCATTTGCAGCCTTCTGACTTCTCGTTGAGCTTCTTTCCAGTTAATGGAATTCGTATCTACTCAAAATCAAGTTAAAAAAGTAAGCTCATTACAGATTATAGCGCTATGGGTTAAGTTTCATCTCCTTTTGTCCTGACAGCGTCGGCATAAGAGCTTCCCCTCCCTTGATGGGAGGGGTTAGATATTATTTTAAATCCATTCTCTTTATATGCACAAGCCTGTGTCCAAGTATATCAACTCCCGCCTGAGACTGTTCCAATACAATATAACCTATCAGGGGTTCATATATGCCGTCCTCTGGCCTCATATCTACAAATAACACCTCAGTATATATATGCCTGAATCCTTCTATTTGTAATTTTACCGGTCCACATATCTCTCCTTTTTGAGCAGTTTGATTAGCTAATTCTACCTCTATCTCCTCAATAATTTCTATATCACCCAATTTGCTTTTCCATGCTGTTGGCAGAACCATATAAGCTGCTCCTGTATCAACTAAGGCATCACAAACAATGCGATAATCAGGATTAGTAGCATTTTTTATTTCTACAGGTGTAATTATTCGTCCCATTTTTTCTCCCTCCGTGTATAATTATCATATTTTTGTTATCTAACCATAATTAGCCTCACAAGCCCCGCTTAGGTTTTGTTCCATCGTTACCATATTTCTCTTTGATCTCGACAGCCAGCTAAAACTTAAAACTGTTAAAGGCTGGTAGCGGTGCAGGGATTCGAACCCCGGACACCGCGGATATGAGCCGCGTGCTCTAACCACCTGAGCTAC from bacterium includes the following:
- a CDS encoding type II toxin-antitoxin system PemK/MazF family toxin, whose product is MSKFARGQIWLVNFDLSFGHEYKKVRPALIVQNDRYIESSNLLTVIPISSQTIKQTALDILIKKDSQNRLMTDSLLKIKQISSFRAGY